One genomic segment of Bdellovibrionales bacterium includes these proteins:
- a CDS encoding aldo/keto reductase, whose translation MDHKAYKLDLIYGKHLIFLFFLFSSCLPFTSQAKMEYVNLENPTGPQLRISRLIMGTDHLGKIPHEQAVAVLNEAVAQGINMFDTAPIYVNSIEDQLGQWLKAQNRDDLYVITKGGFPFDIGPGSYESRLKGNRDQIVSNVKEEIEGSSQRLNGRISIYLMHRDDLDFSNYNKINRQFTPARNILEALSHPDIKEKFMMLGLSNWLPERIEEARHAALENPQLVMPVVSSPYFSILEMSSVTIHSGGVQVYHREMMNPEFQKGIKMMTYSPLGGFSIFSKTWKEAKSHALNLKNQGDRYWGHVYDSLFHDSNEARFRRVIEFTDGFNLAHKSNYTPDQVANAYVLAHQRADFLIIGPRTLDQLKRTVSALEFSKLLTQDDLDFLYDNSKTPEFQK comes from the coding sequence ATGGATCACAAAGCTTATAAACTGGATTTGATTTATGGGAAGCATTTAATTTTTCTTTTTTTTCTTTTTAGTTCCTGTTTGCCATTTACTAGTCAGGCAAAGATGGAATACGTAAACTTAGAGAATCCAACTGGACCCCAATTAAGAATTTCTCGTTTGATTATGGGAACGGATCATTTGGGCAAGATTCCACATGAACAAGCAGTGGCTGTGTTAAACGAGGCCGTTGCTCAAGGTATCAACATGTTTGATACGGCACCAATTTACGTTAACTCCATTGAGGACCAGCTTGGACAGTGGCTGAAAGCGCAAAATAGGGATGATCTTTATGTTATTACAAAAGGGGGATTTCCATTTGATATTGGGCCGGGAAGTTATGAGAGCCGCCTAAAAGGAAATAGGGACCAAATCGTATCAAATGTGAAAGAAGAAATTGAAGGGTCCTCGCAACGCTTAAATGGACGTATTTCCATTTACCTTATGCACCGAGACGACCTTGATTTTTCAAATTATAACAAAATCAATCGGCAGTTCACTCCAGCACGAAATATATTGGAGGCTCTCAGTCACCCTGACATCAAAGAGAAATTTATGATGTTGGGGCTTTCAAATTGGTTGCCCGAAAGAATTGAAGAGGCTCGACATGCAGCCCTCGAAAATCCCCAGTTAGTGATGCCTGTTGTCAGCAGTCCCTATTTTTCGATACTGGAGATGAGTTCGGTCACGATCCATTCGGGCGGAGTTCAGGTTTATCACCGAGAGATGATGAATCCTGAGTTTCAAAAGGGAATCAAAATGATGACCTACTCTCCGCTAGGAGGCTTTTCAATTTTCTCAAAAACCTGGAAAGAAGCCAAATCCCACGCGCTAAACTTAAAAAATCAGGGTGATCGGTACTGGGGACATGTCTACGACTCTCTCTTTCACGACTCCAATGAAGCCAGGTTTCGGCGGGTGATTGAATTCACTGATGGATTTAACCTCGCACACAAATCAAACTACACTCCAGACCAGGTGGCTAACGCTTATGTGCTCGCTCACCAAAGAGCTGACTTTTTGATCATCGGCCCCCGAACTTTGGACCAGCTGAAGCGCACAGTTTCAGCTCTGGAATTTTCTAAATTGCTGACTCAAGATGATTTGGATTTTCTCTATGATAATTCTAAAACTCCGGAATTTCAAAAGTAG